Proteins encoded together in one Terriglobus saanensis SP1PR4 window:
- a CDS encoding GspE/PulE family protein produces the protein MAQAPLAIPIPHPELGEIERAHLLAKRYRCEYVDLQNFKIQHELFKAVPVELMFRYNFVPLEQHEGRLIIAVSDPSKLMVLDEISGLLGQRLVTRVATLSQINELLKKTEQSQRVLEEATEGLTFDVLSSDDNPDENISIERLTSEDDISPIIRLVDTTIFSALERRASDVHIETYDDSLLVKYRIDGVLQLAMAPIAREHHQTILSRIKVMSELDIAERRVPQDGRFRVRYKGRLIDFRVSIMPTVHGENAVLRVLDKESMSEKFKKLSLDVVGFGEEDLARFRRYIKEPYGMVLVTGPTGSGKTTTLYAALNEIKSEEDKIITIEDPVEYQIRGITQIPVNEKKGLTFARGLRSILRHDPDKILVGEIRDAETAQIAINSALTGHLVFTTVHANNVVDVLGRFLNMGVEPYNFVSALNCILAQRLVRQNCDFCSVLVEYNDEQLVESGLNPEEWKDFKFREGTGCIECGGTGYRGRSAIHELLELDDEIRDMLLEKRPGSEIRRKAREKGMSFLRDSALQRVRAGITTLREINKVTFIEAMR, from the coding sequence ATGGCACAAGCACCGCTGGCAATCCCAATTCCGCACCCCGAGCTTGGCGAGATAGAGCGCGCGCATCTTCTGGCGAAGCGTTATCGCTGCGAGTACGTCGACCTGCAAAACTTCAAGATCCAGCATGAGCTCTTCAAGGCCGTGCCCGTGGAACTGATGTTCCGCTACAACTTCGTCCCGCTGGAGCAGCACGAGGGACGACTGATCATCGCGGTCAGCGATCCGTCGAAGCTGATGGTGCTCGACGAGATCTCCGGCCTGCTGGGACAGCGACTGGTCACGCGCGTCGCCACGCTCTCGCAGATCAATGAGCTTCTGAAGAAGACGGAACAGTCGCAGCGCGTTCTTGAGGAAGCCACGGAGGGATTGACCTTCGACGTTCTCTCCTCCGACGACAATCCGGACGAGAACATCTCCATCGAGCGGCTGACCAGCGAAGACGATATCTCGCCGATCATCCGTCTGGTGGATACCACGATCTTCTCCGCGCTCGAACGCCGCGCTTCGGACGTGCATATTGAGACCTACGACGACTCGTTGCTGGTAAAGTACCGCATCGATGGCGTACTGCAACTCGCCATGGCGCCGATTGCTCGCGAGCATCACCAGACGATTCTTTCGCGTATTAAGGTCATGTCTGAGCTGGACATCGCCGAACGCCGCGTTCCGCAGGACGGACGTTTCCGCGTGCGCTACAAGGGCCGCCTGATCGATTTCCGTGTCTCCATCATGCCCACGGTGCATGGTGAAAACGCCGTGCTCCGCGTACTCGATAAAGAGTCGATGTCGGAGAAGTTCAAGAAGCTTTCGCTCGATGTCGTGGGCTTTGGCGAAGAGGACCTCGCCCGTTTTCGCCGCTATATTAAAGAGCCGTACGGCATGGTGCTGGTGACCGGACCGACTGGTTCCGGCAAGACGACGACGCTCTATGCCGCGCTCAACGAGATCAAGAGCGAAGAAGACAAGATCATCACCATCGAAGACCCAGTGGAGTACCAGATCCGCGGCATCACGCAGATTCCGGTCAACGAGAAGAAAGGTCTTACCTTCGCTCGCGGTTTGCGCTCCATCCTGCGCCATGACCCGGACAAGATCCTGGTCGGTGAGATCCGTGACGCGGAGACGGCGCAGATCGCCATCAACTCCGCACTGACGGGCCATCTTGTCTTCACGACGGTCCATGCAAATAACGTGGTCGATGTGTTGGGTCGCTTTCTGAACATGGGCGTCGAGCCATATAACTTCGTCTCTGCACTGAACTGCATCCTGGCCCAGCGGCTGGTGCGTCAGAACTGCGACTTCTGTTCTGTGCTGGTGGAGTACAACGACGAGCAGCTCGTCGAGAGCGGCCTGAATCCTGAAGAGTGGAAGGACTTCAAGTTCAGAGAGGGCACCGGCTGCATCGAATGCGGCGGCACGGGCTATCGTGGCCGATCAGCGATCCACGAGCTGCTGGAGCTCGACGATGAGATTCGCGATATGCTTCTGGAGAAACGTCCGGGGTCTGAGATCCGAAGGAAGGCACGCGAGAAGGGCATGAGCTTCCTGCGCGACTCCGCTCTGCAACGTGTCCGTGCCGGGATTACGACGCTCCGAGAGATTAACAAAGTCACCTTCATCGAGGCCATGCGCTAG
- a CDS encoding type II secretion system F family protein, with translation MTEFVIKLADERGRVQEQTLPAATADELRSRFTQAGYYVYSVKPRGVGSASKRKKVKLESFLIFNQQFVTLIKAGLPIPGSLQLLGRRQKDLRLKAQLENIAERVKTGESLSAAFDAQGGFPLVYTTTLLAGERSGNLEEVLQRYLDFQRISLTFRKKLKASMVYPVLLVTLVLSLFIFLITFVVPRFATLYDQLNTPLPAITVFLLHVGNIAQNYGIYIAVVLVITVFLLFRWSKTDAGALMVDRFRLAIPLFGAVWLKYQVALFSRTLSTLLTGGLPLVPSLETAARSISSRQISNAVFNSVTSVREGKNLSFSMETTKVFPELAIEMVEVGESTGALPAMLNSVAGFFEEDVETSLTAAMSLIEPTILIVMGIAVAIILMALYLPILQLGAGAVNH, from the coding sequence ATGACCGAATTTGTCATCAAGCTTGCCGATGAACGTGGCCGAGTACAGGAGCAGACCCTTCCGGCTGCGACTGCGGACGAGTTACGCAGCCGTTTTACGCAGGCGGGTTACTACGTTTACTCGGTCAAACCGCGTGGCGTCGGTTCGGCGAGCAAGCGCAAAAAGGTCAAGCTCGAAAGCTTTTTGATCTTTAACCAGCAGTTTGTCACCCTGATCAAGGCGGGTTTGCCCATTCCGGGATCACTGCAGTTGCTGGGGCGGCGGCAGAAGGACCTCCGCCTGAAGGCGCAGCTGGAAAATATTGCCGAGCGCGTAAAGACGGGAGAATCGCTCTCCGCCGCCTTCGATGCACAAGGGGGCTTTCCGCTCGTCTACACCACGACACTTCTGGCCGGTGAACGCTCCGGAAACCTGGAAGAGGTGCTGCAGCGCTATCTCGACTTTCAGCGAATTTCTCTGACATTTAGGAAAAAGCTTAAGGCTTCGATGGTCTACCCGGTGCTGCTGGTCACGCTGGTGCTTTCGCTCTTTATCTTTCTGATTACGTTTGTCGTGCCACGTTTTGCCACACTTTACGATCAGCTGAACACGCCTCTGCCTGCGATTACTGTCTTCCTTCTGCATGTGGGCAACATCGCGCAGAATTATGGGATTTACATCGCGGTCGTCCTCGTCATCACCGTTTTTCTACTCTTTCGCTGGTCGAAGACGGACGCCGGTGCCCTGATGGTCGACCGGTTCCGCCTGGCGATTCCGTTGTTTGGCGCGGTATGGCTGAAGTACCAGGTGGCACTCTTTTCGCGAACACTTTCGACGCTGCTTACGGGCGGACTTCCGCTGGTGCCGTCGCTTGAAACGGCTGCACGTTCGATCTCTTCGCGCCAGATCTCGAATGCGGTGTTCAACTCGGTTACGAGCGTGCGGGAGGGCAAGAACCTGTCCTTCAGCATGGAGACGACAAAAGTATTTCCCGAATTGGCCATCGAGATGGTGGAGGTCGGTGAGTCAACCGGCGCTCTTCCCGCCATGCTCAACTCGGTCGCCGGATTTTTTGAAGAAGATGTAGAAACGTCGCTGACGGCGGCGATGAGCTTGATTGAACCGACGATTCTGATCGTGATGGGCATTGCGGTCGCCATCATTCTCATGGCGCTTTACCTTCCGATCCTGCAACTTGGTGCAGGCGCAGTCAATCACTAG
- a CDS encoding PilN domain-containing protein encodes MRITINLATRPYVELGPIFRRLRIAMGALAVVAIALMVWLHTLTAKSREQQKKLDAIHAQTAKLVDERHQNEARMKQPQNAAVLDRAQFLNLLFAHKSFSWTAVLMDLEQVLPAGVQVLSIEPQISVTGDVLIRMRVAGDRDRAVDLVRNLEKGKRFISPRLVGESAQQQKENGQQQGPQFNIGPPVLPGGVEFEIVSGYNPLQPRARASEAKAAAEEKQVQP; translated from the coding sequence ATGCGCATCACCATCAATCTCGCAACGCGGCCCTATGTTGAACTCGGCCCGATCTTCCGGCGGTTGCGCATCGCCATGGGCGCTCTGGCCGTGGTGGCCATCGCTCTAATGGTTTGGCTGCACACGCTGACGGCAAAGTCGCGCGAGCAGCAGAAGAAGCTCGACGCGATCCACGCACAGACGGCAAAGCTTGTGGACGAACGGCACCAGAATGAAGCGCGCATGAAGCAGCCGCAGAACGCCGCAGTGCTCGATCGCGCGCAGTTTCTGAACCTCCTCTTTGCGCACAAGAGCTTCAGCTGGACGGCGGTGCTAATGGATCTGGAGCAGGTGCTTCCGGCGGGTGTGCAGGTGTTGAGTATCGAACCGCAGATCTCTGTGACAGGCGATGTTCTGATCCGGATGCGTGTGGCTGGCGATCGCGACCGCGCCGTCGATCTGGTGCGCAATCTGGAAAAAGGGAAGCGCTTTATCTCCCCTCGTCTCGTCGGTGAGTCGGCGCAGCAACAGAAGGAAAACGGACAGCAGCAAGGGCCGCAGTTCAACATCGGCCCGCCGGTTCTTCCGGGCGGCGTAGAGTTTGAGATCGTCTCTGGCTACAACCCACTGCAGCCACGCGCTCGCGCAAGTGAAGCTAAAGCAGCGGCCGAGGAAAAGCAGGTGCAGCCATGA
- a CDS encoding HesB/IscA family protein, giving the protein MATAITTPEVVNAPPVSTQPVNLTASAIVKVKEIMATQDPHPAGLRIGVVGGGCSGFQYSMSFENQQGMMDKVVRFDDLKVFVDATSAMYLNGCTVDYVETLEAAGFKFENPQVKSTCGCGSSFSV; this is encoded by the coding sequence ATGGCCACTGCCATTACTACTCCCGAAGTCGTCAACGCACCTCCCGTATCGACCCAGCCGGTCAATCTGACGGCTTCTGCGATCGTTAAGGTGAAGGAAATCATGGCGACGCAGGATCCGCATCCCGCCGGTCTTCGCATTGGTGTGGTCGGCGGTGGATGTTCGGGCTTCCAATACTCGATGTCCTTTGAGAACCAGCAGGGCATGATGGACAAGGTCGTCCGTTTCGATGACCTGAAGGTCTTTGTCGACGCCACCAGCGCCATGTACCTCAACGGTTGCACGGTCGATTACGTGGAGACGCTTGAGGCCGCGGGTTTCAAGTTCGAGAACCCCCAGGTCAAGAGCACCTGTGGCTGCGGATCTTCCTTCTCGGTCTAA
- a CDS encoding dipeptidase — protein sequence MHDCLRFVAPICLLSMIPLALAEHTPRHNVTDAEVNAITRSALLMDMHNDVTSETVEGFDIAGTNTRGQTDLKRMKGFLGAEFFAVYVGANYVKDNHSANRALQMIDTVRHDIVEGHPKEFALATTADEILAARQQGKIAALMGIEGGHAIEDSLRLLRDFYTLGVRYMTLTHFNTNNWADSQGDIDDPKIMHHNGLTPFGKDVVREMNRLGMMVDISHTADKTFADALEVSTAPVIASHSSCRALSAHTRNLTDDMLRQLAAKGGVANISFGCDFLSDRYYKAEKPLEAGMRAQYTKLMELKDPAERAEKMKALQTEMAAKLPPATLADAVAHIDHAVQIAGVDHVGIGTDFDGVGCVPEGLDSYAKFPNLTRALLEKGYTAEEIKKIYGGNMLRVMREVEAQAKTLQAKK from the coding sequence TTGCACGACTGCCTGCGCTTTGTCGCCCCCATCTGTCTGTTGTCCATGATTCCGCTTGCTCTTGCGGAACACACGCCTCGCCACAACGTCACAGACGCCGAGGTGAACGCGATCACGCGCTCCGCCCTCCTGATGGACATGCACAACGACGTCACCTCCGAGACCGTGGAGGGCTTCGACATCGCCGGGACCAACACTCGCGGGCAGACCGACCTGAAGCGCATGAAAGGCTTTCTGGGAGCAGAGTTCTTCGCCGTCTACGTCGGTGCAAACTACGTCAAGGACAATCACTCGGCAAACCGGGCCCTCCAGATGATCGACACGGTGCGTCACGACATCGTGGAAGGCCACCCCAAGGAGTTTGCCTTGGCAACCACGGCGGACGAGATACTCGCAGCCCGGCAACAGGGTAAGATCGCCGCCCTGATGGGCATCGAAGGCGGGCACGCCATTGAAGATTCACTGCGCCTGCTGCGCGACTTCTACACCCTCGGCGTCCGCTACATGACCCTGACGCACTTCAACACCAACAACTGGGCCGACTCGCAGGGCGATATCGACGATCCCAAGATCATGCATCACAACGGCCTCACACCCTTTGGCAAAGATGTCGTCCGCGAGATGAACCGCCTCGGCATGATGGTCGACATCTCGCACACGGCCGACAAGACCTTCGCCGATGCGCTCGAAGTCAGTACCGCTCCCGTAATCGCTTCGCACTCTTCCTGCCGCGCCCTCAGCGCACACACACGCAATCTCACCGACGACATGCTTCGCCAGCTTGCAGCCAAGGGCGGCGTGGCCAACATCAGCTTCGGCTGCGACTTCCTCTCCGACCGCTACTACAAAGCCGAAAAGCCTCTTGAGGCCGGGATGCGTGCACAGTACACGAAACTGATGGAATTGAAAGACCCGGCCGAGCGCGCGGAGAAGATGAAGGCCCTTCAGACCGAGATGGCTGCCAAGCTTCCTCCGGCAACGCTGGCCGACGCGGTCGCGCATATCGACCACGCCGTCCAGATCGCAGGCGTCGACCACGTCGGCATCGGCACAGACTTCGACGGTGTAGGCTGCGTTCCCGAAGGGCTCGACTCTTACGCGAAGTTCCCCAACCTCACACGGG